Part of the Centroberyx gerrardi isolate f3 chromosome 11, fCenGer3.hap1.cur.20231027, whole genome shotgun sequence genome is shown below.
gaatgTAACTTAGCTATATTTTGTCAAAAAGTAGAGACATGAATGCTGAAAGTGGACGCCAGAGTGCATCCTGCTTTGAGCTCCAGCAGCTCGCAAAAAAGCTGCTCACTGGAGTCGAGGGTACAGTCTGGTTTAGGAccgcttttttttcttgttcccAATTAGGCTGAACTGACAATACCAAAGACACTGTCATTTAATGCCTTATATCCCtgtttcaaattaaaatcaaatgTGTCCAAATTTTGTAAATCGTTGGCATCACTCTCATTTAATAGGCGTTATTACCTTTTGTTCTTTGTATTTTCCATGATTTCATTAAGAAATCTACAgcacaaatataaatataatcaatatattTGCAATTAAATATTCTAATCTCCCAATATTGAAcagatgttttatttaatttgttgttcCATGATATTGCTTTTATGTAACTATAGGTTTATTGAGCTCTCCAAAATATGGAGAACCAGACTTTCAGTGAGGATGTCCTGCTCCTGGAGGGGTTAAAGGTCACGCCCCAGTCCTCCTTCCCtgccttcatcctcctcctcctcacctacaTCTTCATCATGGTGTCCAACATCGGCCTGGTGGTCCTGATCTTCAGGGACAGGAGCCTCCACCAGCCCATGTATCTGCTCTTCTGCAACATGAGTATTAATGATGTTTTGGGGGCTACAACTATTGTCCCTCATGTACTCAGGGACATTTTAATAGCGAGCGCAGACCGGTACATTCATTACATCGAGTGTGTCATTCAAGCATTCTGTGTTCATCTTCATGCAAGCACCTCTCACACAGTACTCATGATCATGGCCTTTGACCGGTATGTAGCCATCTGCAACCCGCTGCAGTACGCCACCATCATGACCAACAGGATGGTGCTGAGGCTGACTGTTCTGGCTTGGGGAGTGGCTTTTGTCATGGTGGCGATCCTCCTCGGCCTCACGATCCGTCTGTCGCTCTGCAGGCGGATGATCTTACATCCGTTCTGCGACAACGCCTCCGTGTTCAAGCTCTCCTGTCAGAGTCTCCTTATCAATCACATCTACGGCCTCAGCTACACGGTGCTGCTCCTGGGCTCCTCCATCGGCAGCGTAGCGCTCACCTACCT
Proteins encoded:
- the LOC139908110 gene encoding olfactory receptor 52D1-like encodes the protein MENQTFSEDVLLLEGLKVTPQSSFPAFILLLLTYIFIMVSNIGLVVLIFRDRSLHQPMYLLFCNMSINDVLGATTIVPHVLRDILIASADRYIHYIECVIQAFCVHLHASTSHTVLMIMAFDRYVAICNPLQYATIMTNRMVLRLTVLAWGVAFVMVAILLGLTIRLSLCRRMILHPFCDNASVFKLSCQSLLINHIYGLSYTVLLLGSSIGSVALTYLRIATVCVSSKSRALNSRALQTCATHLAVYIILLVSGFIIVILHRFPQLSDHRKVVAVMAHVALPALNAVIYGLQIKEVRQKIIAVFHINKVSLMAVK